A genomic window from Desulfobotulus mexicanus includes:
- a CDS encoding methyl-accepting chemotaxis protein produces the protein MINLQKMTIGQKLIGSVLAIITAGVVCMATVIYIRAGTMQTASAVEYAEVLADGYAKDIRAQFEEGMLAARTMAQIMEGFENLRAEERRAHFNSILRRVLEANPGFIGAWSVWEPDALDGLDNLHRNKEGTDASGRFIPFWNRGSGRIAVEALVGYNSAGDGDYYQIPLKTGNESIIDPYSYNIGGAETWITSFAVPIKSKGAVVGVVGIDMSINHLQSQVEKIRPYGTGVAAIFANGGTVAAHFDSSRLGRQMRESERDMTGDKVNDFADAVKNGRQYTFTVYAEQMGTDIYVLAHPFSIGRSTTPWSFAVGIPMNQVLAPVKSLLYYIVATGLAVIAIAAFAVILFSGSITRPIRRVADNLKDISEGEGDLTKRLFVKGNDEIALLSRSFNTFMEKLQAMVGQIQKNALSLEKSSSGLNSIAVNMARETEGTAINAGRVAAASHEMSTSIHAVASAMEEASTSINMVATATEQMTSTITEIAGHTEKARKISEKAVNTGQAASERMQALEQAARQISTVTETITEISEQTNLLALNATIEAARAGEAGKGFTVVAGEIKELSRQTSHATQEIRTSIEGVQALSRETINTISEVVSVIGEISEINTTIATAVEEQSVATREIAGNISQASAGAQEVNSNVSQLSTVSSDISRDISGVNEKTVNLKKEGDEVMNSSSELARLGSELSHLVVRFRV, from the coding sequence ATGATAAATCTTCAAAAAATGACCATTGGACAGAAACTTATAGGCTCAGTTCTCGCAATCATTACGGCAGGCGTTGTTTGCATGGCAACGGTAATTTATATAAGGGCTGGGACCATGCAGACTGCCTCGGCAGTGGAATATGCGGAGGTTCTTGCCGACGGATATGCCAAAGACATAAGGGCTCAGTTTGAAGAAGGCATGCTTGCAGCCCGCACCATGGCCCAGATCATGGAAGGATTTGAAAACCTGAGGGCAGAAGAAAGACGAGCCCATTTTAACAGCATCCTCAGAAGAGTATTGGAAGCCAACCCAGGATTTATAGGAGCCTGGTCCGTATGGGAGCCGGATGCACTGGATGGCCTTGATAATCTGCACCGCAACAAAGAAGGTACGGATGCCAGCGGAAGATTCATACCCTTCTGGAACCGTGGCAGCGGAAGGATCGCCGTAGAAGCCCTAGTGGGATACAACAGCGCCGGTGACGGAGACTACTACCAGATTCCCCTTAAAACAGGTAATGAATCCATTATAGACCCCTACTCTTATAATATCGGCGGTGCAGAAACCTGGATCACAAGCTTTGCCGTACCCATTAAAAGCAAGGGAGCCGTGGTGGGTGTGGTCGGCATAGACATGTCCATCAACCATCTTCAGTCCCAGGTAGAAAAAATCCGGCCCTACGGCACAGGTGTCGCCGCCATATTTGCCAACGGCGGGACAGTAGCCGCTCACTTTGATTCTTCCAGACTCGGCAGACAGATGCGTGAAAGCGAAAGGGACATGACAGGAGACAAGGTCAATGATTTTGCCGATGCGGTAAAAAACGGCAGACAATACACATTTACCGTATATGCAGAGCAAATGGGTACGGATATTTATGTACTGGCACATCCCTTTTCCATAGGCAGATCCACAACACCATGGTCCTTTGCCGTGGGAATACCCATGAATCAGGTTCTGGCCCCAGTAAAAAGCCTTCTTTACTATATTGTTGCCACAGGTCTTGCAGTCATTGCCATTGCAGCCTTTGCTGTTATACTTTTTTCAGGCTCCATCACCCGCCCCATCCGCAGAGTAGCTGATAATCTTAAAGATATATCCGAAGGTGAAGGAGATCTTACCAAGCGCCTGTTTGTGAAAGGAAATGATGAGATTGCACTGCTAAGCCGCAGTTTCAATACCTTCATGGAAAAACTGCAGGCTATGGTAGGACAGATTCAGAAGAATGCCCTCAGCCTTGAAAAATCCTCCTCCGGCCTTAACAGTATTGCAGTAAACATGGCCAGAGAGACCGAAGGCACCGCAATAAATGCAGGCCGTGTTGCCGCAGCCAGCCATGAAATGAGTACAAGCATCCATGCCGTGGCATCGGCCATGGAAGAAGCCAGCACCAGTATCAATATGGTAGCCACAGCCACAGAACAGATGACCTCAACCATAACGGAAATAGCCGGGCATACTGAAAAGGCAAGAAAAATTTCAGAAAAAGCCGTCAATACAGGCCAGGCAGCTTCAGAGCGCATGCAGGCCCTTGAACAGGCCGCCCGTCAGATTTCCACGGTTACGGAAACCATAACGGAAATATCTGAGCAGACTAACCTTCTTGCCCTCAATGCCACCATTGAAGCCGCCCGTGCAGGTGAAGCAGGAAAAGGCTTTACCGTTGTGGCCGGAGAAATAAAAGAGCTTTCACGACAGACCAGTCATGCTACCCAGGAAATCCGCACCAGCATAGAAGGGGTTCAGGCCCTTAGCAGAGAAACCATAAATACCATATCAGAAGTTGTAAGTGTAATAGGCGAAATATCCGAAATAAACACCACCATTGCCACTGCTGTGGAAGAACAGAGCGTTGCCACAAGAGAAATTGCAGGTAACATCTCCCAGGCCTCTGCAGGGGCACAGGAAGTCAATTCCAATGTAAGCCAGCTTTCCACAGTTTCTTCTGATATTTCAAGGGATATTTCAGGCGTAAATGAAAAAACCGTCAACCTGAAAAAAGAAGGCGACGAAGTTATGAACAGCTCCAGCGAACTTGCCCGTCTCGGATCGGAACTGAGTCATCTTGTGGTACGCTTTCGGGTATAA
- a CDS encoding ATP-binding cassette domain-containing protein, with amino-acid sequence MALVPGLVSNSSSVSPPPIDVEEGCLRRHVGLLDQDVHLFPMTLGENIRLASPLAGDDLLMDLLDEVALGDWARELPEGLNTPIGDYGTGVSWGQARRLALARLLLMETPVLILDEPFEGLDADTADALLTMLRRRQQEGILIVISHQHLKGSFTHYLRLSAS; translated from the coding sequence GTGGCTCTTGTGCCTGGCCTTGTATCCAACAGTTCTTCCGTATCACCCCCCCCGATTGATGTTGAGGAAGGCTGCCTGCGCCGCCATGTGGGGCTTCTGGATCAGGATGTGCATCTTTTTCCCATGACGCTGGGAGAAAATATCCGGCTTGCCAGCCCCCTTGCCGGGGATGATCTTTTGATGGACCTGCTGGATGAGGTGGCCCTTGGCGACTGGGCAAGGGAGCTTCCCGAAGGGCTGAATACGCCCATCGGGGATTACGGGACAGGGGTTTCCTGGGGCCAGGCCCGGAGACTGGCCCTGGCCCGGCTCCTTCTCATGGAAACGCCGGTTCTTATTCTGGATGAACCCTTTGAAGGTCTGGATGCGGACACGGCGGATGCCCTGCTTACCATGCTGCGCAGAAGGCAGCAGGAGGGGATTCTCATTGTGATCAGTCACCAGCATCTGAAGGGGAGCTTCACCCATTATCTTCGTCTGTCTGCCTCATGA